TCAAACAATTGTATTGCAATCACTAGTAGATCTATGTTAAAATCACATGCATCAGTATCAGGGataatgtatttataatataaatctttttttatgacatgtttatttcagacacagaaacaaaaaccatatcattAGCACTGTATCGTTATATGTGTCAGAACATAGTTGGATCAGAGAATCATGTTAAAAATTTGAGATTGAGAAATACTGTCAGGGATAATATGACGAGCGAAAAGTTTATTACCTATATCACAAGTGGAAGTTTTGGTGAAGGACTTGAGTTGAGAGGAAGTGATTTAGATGTAAtgcatgtaaataaaaagatggaGGTCTATGAAAACGTCCAAACGtctttaaattcaaatgttttatatttgtcaatggAAACAGATGATGTAAAAGCTGGTTTCGCTCAGTTGcaagttaaacaaaattatagtCCAAGTCTAGTTGAATCCTTTGAAGAACATAATGGAAAACATTATATTTCGAACACATTATATAAAGAAGCACTCGAGCGTGATTCAAATAATGTAATTCATGGGCCATGTATATCTGACAAAGAAGGAACATATGACTATGCCTTGTGCTTACATTGTACTTCATGGATATCACAAGCATCACAGTGGATAACAAGATCAAATAACTCATGGCCAAGTTACAAGGCCAAACAAAGTATTATAAAACAtggagtactttttgtaccagTAGGAGTAAAGGGATCACCAAAAGAGAATATAGAATGGCGAATTTCTTTTTCTGTTGGtgaaaaatttattattaatacTTTTACACATACACAACTGCTATGCTATGCCCTCCTGAAAATTCTTTTGAAAGATGTAATATCAACCTACACCGAATGTGAAGATTTACTCTGTTCATActtcttgaaaacaattatgttcTGGATATCAGAAGAATTACCACAATCAATATGGAAACCAGAAACTCTTATACCTTGTTTTATGCGATGTTTAAGAAGACTGATTTATTCTGTTGACTATTCAATTTGTTT
This Mytilus trossulus isolate FHL-02 chromosome 14, PNRI_Mtr1.1.1.hap1, whole genome shotgun sequence DNA region includes the following protein-coding sequences:
- the LOC134696836 gene encoding uncharacterized protein LOC134696836 → MADTETKTISLALYRYMCQNIVGSENHVKNLRLRNTVRDNMTSEKFITYITSGSFGEGLELRGSDLDVMHVNKKMEVYENVQTSLNSNVLYLSMETDDVKAGFAQLQVKQNYSPSLVESFEEHNGKHYISNTLYKEALERDSNNVIHGPCISDKEGTYDYALCLHCTSWISQASQWITRSNNSWPSYKAKQSIIKHGVLFVPVGVKGSPKENIEWRISFSVGEKFIINTFTHTQLLCYALLKILLKDVISTYTECEDLLCSYFLKTIMFWISEELPQSIWKPETLIPCFMRCLRRLIYSVDYSICLHYFIPENNMFENKIEGRARRILLDKLYKLHSYGWRCLLFSDQLSNFQVSMWMIPIELHTLHTIEFARTVNSTLLYFADYMFDAIEQDTYVYKRGIHQIVSCHQSSLKYLNTYCLSVFCGQNAQFIQLNSSRNNTDTKNLSIALYRYMSQTIVGSDNHVKNMRLMNTVRDNMTSNKHLVIITSGSFGEGLEMRGSDLDMMFVT